One window of Mangrovibacterium diazotrophicum genomic DNA carries:
- a CDS encoding RNA polymerase sigma factor, with amino-acid sequence MNQLFNTEILRKGDPRAFRQLFQFYGDKIYAFAFSYLKNESEAQEIVQEVFLKVWKNHENLKINTSIQAYLFTIAFNAVKKNFLRKSKEESYKHQLIDEIDADENSTEFEDRYQLVIQKLELFIAEMPERRRQIFIARKKEGKPVKEIADELDISVKTVENQITEAMKYLKSRFSVEMPEGLELLFFFLPS; translated from the coding sequence TTGAATCAACTTTTTAACACAGAGATACTTCGAAAAGGTGATCCTCGTGCATTCAGGCAGTTGTTTCAGTTCTACGGAGACAAGATCTATGCGTTTGCTTTTTCTTATTTGAAGAATGAAAGCGAGGCGCAGGAGATTGTTCAGGAAGTTTTTCTGAAGGTCTGGAAGAATCACGAGAATCTAAAGATCAACACTTCGATCCAAGCCTACCTCTTCACCATTGCCTTTAATGCAGTGAAGAAAAATTTTCTGAGGAAATCGAAAGAAGAGTCTTACAAGCACCAGTTGATTGACGAGATTGACGCGGATGAAAATTCGACGGAATTTGAAGACCGCTATCAGTTGGTTATTCAAAAGCTGGAGCTTTTTATTGCGGAAATGCCTGAGCGGAGAAGGCAAATATTTATCGCTCGCAAAAAAGAAGGCAAGCCCGTGAAAGAAATCGCAGATGAACTGGATATCTCTGTAAAAACAGTTGAAAACCAGATTACTGAAGCGATGAAGTACCTGAAGAGTCGTTTCAGTGTTGAAATGCCTGAAGGTCTCGAATTATTGTTTTTCTTTTTACCCTCCTGA
- a CDS encoding alpha-ketoacid dehydrogenase subunit alpha/beta: protein MYLEKSELLESTENKTQNEILNDYYLVYLSRQLSVLGRREVHNGRAHFGIFGDGKELTQIAYAKAFRKGDWRSGYYRDQTFMLYLGLLQPEEFFAMIYGDTDLNFNPSTGGRNFNNHFSTRNINEQGEIKDLMKQYNSASDVSSTAGQMPRLLGLAQASKIVRNNPELKEVLNNNVDGNEVAFGSIGDASTSEGMFFETINAAGVLQVPLAVAVYDDGFGISVPKKLQTTKESISEVLKGFQKEKGTNGIEIYTCKGWDYPNLVSTFEKGIAACRKTQTPALFHVQEVTQPLGHSTSGSHERYKGKERLAWEKEFDCVSQFRKWILSSGKADEAALKEVENRAGKRARQARDIAWKHYTESFKTETDSLHEIVVELKEHKQKPVDHSSEFEAVTTKLFPTRRALFSFAKRLKYELHGMEEVKTEREKLIKWLEKFEARTKVMYNRQLHREGVDSTLNVEAVPVQIDEDAPMVNGHDILAENFHKLFAKYPNLVTFGEDTGFMGDVNQGMKGMQEAFGEHRVSDTGIRETTIIGQGVGLALRGFRPIAEIQYLDYLMYGLPTLSDDLASMQYRTMGKQSAPLIVRTRGHQLQGIWHAGSPMQMILGSMRGVFLCVPRNMTQAAGMYNTLLEGNDPALVIEPLKGYNVKEHLPSNLGEYKVAMGVPEVLHEGTDVTLVTYAWNAHHAVKAAQLLMELKNISVEVIDVQTLMPFDVNHRIVESIKKTNKVIFVDEDVPGGASAYMLQKVIDEQKAFNYLDTAPVTLPAAEHRPAYGIDGEYFTKPTVERIYDAIYNMMRETNVKKYPPLD from the coding sequence ATGTACCTTGAGAAATCCGAGCTATTGGAATCGACTGAAAATAAAACACAAAACGAAATCCTAAACGATTATTACCTGGTTTATTTAAGCCGTCAGTTGAGTGTTTTAGGGAGAAGAGAAGTTCATAACGGCCGTGCACACTTTGGAATTTTTGGCGACGGGAAAGAGCTTACGCAAATTGCTTACGCCAAAGCATTCCGCAAGGGAGATTGGAGATCCGGTTACTACCGCGATCAAACTTTCATGCTGTACCTGGGATTACTTCAACCCGAAGAATTCTTCGCCATGATTTATGGCGATACGGATTTGAACTTTAACCCATCTACCGGCGGTCGAAATTTCAACAACCATTTCAGCACGCGAAACATTAACGAACAAGGCGAGATTAAAGACCTGATGAAGCAGTACAATTCGGCTTCTGATGTTTCTTCTACCGCCGGGCAAATGCCTCGTTTGCTGGGCTTGGCCCAGGCTTCGAAAATCGTTCGGAATAACCCCGAGCTGAAAGAAGTGCTCAATAATAACGTTGATGGTAACGAAGTGGCTTTCGGGTCTATTGGTGACGCCAGTACTTCCGAAGGTATGTTCTTCGAAACGATTAATGCTGCCGGAGTATTGCAAGTGCCGCTTGCAGTTGCTGTTTATGACGATGGCTTTGGCATCAGCGTTCCGAAGAAACTCCAAACAACCAAGGAGAGCATTTCGGAAGTGCTGAAAGGTTTCCAAAAAGAAAAAGGAACAAACGGAATCGAAATTTACACCTGTAAAGGGTGGGATTACCCGAATTTGGTTTCGACCTTCGAAAAAGGAATTGCAGCTTGCCGTAAAACGCAAACTCCTGCCCTTTTCCACGTTCAGGAAGTTACCCAGCCATTGGGACACTCCACCTCGGGATCGCACGAGCGTTACAAGGGGAAAGAGCGTCTGGCATGGGAGAAGGAGTTCGACTGTGTAAGCCAATTCCGCAAATGGATTTTATCGTCGGGTAAAGCTGACGAAGCAGCCTTAAAAGAAGTTGAAAACCGGGCAGGTAAACGGGCACGTCAAGCCCGCGATATTGCCTGGAAACATTATACCGAAAGTTTCAAAACTGAGACCGACAGTCTGCACGAGATTGTTGTTGAACTGAAAGAACACAAGCAGAAACCGGTTGATCACTCGAGTGAATTTGAAGCAGTAACTACAAAATTATTCCCTACCCGACGTGCACTCTTCAGCTTTGCCAAACGCTTGAAATACGAGCTTCACGGCATGGAGGAAGTGAAAACAGAACGGGAAAAGCTGATCAAATGGCTTGAGAAATTTGAAGCCCGCACAAAGGTGATGTACAACCGCCAGCTGCACCGCGAAGGTGTTGATTCAACCCTGAACGTTGAAGCAGTGCCGGTTCAGATTGACGAAGATGCACCAATGGTGAACGGTCACGATATTCTTGCTGAAAATTTCCATAAACTGTTTGCGAAATACCCCAACCTGGTAACTTTTGGTGAGGACACCGGATTTATGGGCGACGTGAACCAGGGGATGAAAGGCATGCAGGAAGCGTTTGGTGAACACCGTGTTTCCGACACCGGTATTCGTGAGACTACCATTATTGGTCAGGGTGTAGGATTAGCCCTGCGCGGCTTCCGACCTATTGCCGAGATTCAGTACCTCGACTACCTGATGTACGGTTTGCCGACCTTAAGCGACGACTTGGCCAGCATGCAATATCGTACAATGGGAAAACAATCGGCTCCGCTGATCGTCCGCACCCGTGGTCACCAGTTGCAAGGAATCTGGCATGCCGGTTCGCCGATGCAAATGATCTTGGGATCGATGCGCGGTGTGTTCCTTTGTGTACCCCGCAACATGACGCAGGCAGCCGGAATGTACAACACGCTGCTGGAAGGTAATGACCCGGCATTGGTTATCGAGCCGCTGAAAGGCTACAATGTAAAAGAACATCTTCCATCTAATCTGGGTGAATATAAAGTTGCAATGGGTGTTCCTGAAGTTTTACACGAAGGAACAGACGTGACTCTGGTTACTTACGCATGGAATGCACACCACGCGGTAAAAGCCGCTCAATTGTTGATGGAACTAAAGAATATCTCTGTTGAAGTCATCGATGTACAAACACTGATGCCGTTTGATGTCAACCACCGGATTGTGGAGTCGATTAAGAAAACCAACAAGGTAATTTTTGTTGACGAGGACGTTCCCGGTGGTGCTTCAGCCTACATGCTGCAAAAAGTGATTGATGAGCAAAAAGCATTCAACTACCTGGACACTGCTCCGGTAACATTGCCTGCGGCTGAACACCGCCCGGCATACGGTATCGATGGTGAATATTTCACCAAACCGACAGTTGAACGGATCTATGACGCCATCTACAACATGATGCGCGAAACAAATGTCAAAAAATATCCACCATTGGATTAA
- a CDS encoding TonB-dependent receptor has product MRLTVLFLLIGIFQVSAVTGYSQQSRMTMSLKNTSLVEVLNEIENLSDYYFLYNQDLIDVDRKVSITVNDQKIDEVLNLLFEGTTVKYVIKDRQIILTNLNEETQSVQQQGDVRGTISSANGDPIPGATVVVKGTNNGTITDFDGKYTLTNVSPDAVLLVSFVGMQAQEVAVGGQSVVNVVLAEETIGIEEVVAVGYGVQKKSLVTGAISSVKAEDLQSVPVARADQAIQGRTAGVSVLSTSGSPGAGTKIRIRGVNSNGNSNPLFIVDGMKTGDINNIDPADIESMEVLKDAASAAIYGTEGANGVIIITTKSGAKGERAKISYDFQYGVQSSRSDMDLMNAEQYKQWMEESGAGTVTLDGTDTDWMDEVFESAPMQKHHVSYSAGTEKSSYMLSGSYFTQDGIVGGSKAKYDRYTARVNVKSNMNDWLEVGNNISFSHSKKKYVGEDDEYRSVVNSTLLIDPLTPVTYTGTPSNVQSLLDAGNTVLQDENGNYYGLPSYVTGEIANPIALLQTYHNYINQDKILGTAYATIKPFKGFSFTSRIGLDLTYQVQHSWAPKYYFSSENQNAQTTVDDTINKWYTWLWENFASYSFDVNDHSFTLLGGYSAQEYQAPDWTLHSGPMITEGDDFAYQGYTTSNENDRTGGGFVDQTMNSYFGRLSYDYKSRYLVEASVRRDAASVFPTNKRAAVFPAFSAGWVISEENFYNIPSVDYLKLRGSWGENGSKANLPGNEDKEFWVFGIQYPGADDVYQSGAEIDKLVNTDLRWERTQQLDIGIDLRAFAGKLNFSVDYYKKVTKDLIVSGSGPLSVGNDWPYVNGGDVTNKGLDFELGYKGSAGDFDYSVNLNLSTLDNEVTYLKVDAPVSGDNLRGYNLTWFEEGYPVWYFKGYKTNGIDPTTGDPIIVDTNDDDEITAADQTYIGDPHPDLLYGATFNCAYKGFDFNLFLQGTHGNDVFMGWFRSDRPFSNKPLFMFEDRWTADKTNASRPAANNTSDYVYRSDLMVSDGSYLRIKQIQLGYTLPKEWLSAAKIDRARVFVSMDDYFTFTKYEGLDPEAGSSTDNRQGVDRGIYPIAGKVLFGFSLNF; this is encoded by the coding sequence ATGCGACTAACCGTTCTGTTTCTGCTAATTGGAATTTTTCAGGTATCAGCCGTAACCGGTTATTCTCAACAGTCGAGAATGACCATGAGCTTGAAAAACACGAGTTTAGTTGAGGTTTTAAACGAAATCGAAAACCTGTCTGATTATTACTTCCTCTACAACCAGGATTTGATTGATGTTGATCGCAAAGTTAGCATCACGGTAAATGATCAGAAAATTGATGAGGTTTTGAACCTGTTGTTCGAAGGAACAACTGTTAAATATGTAATTAAAGATCGCCAGATAATTTTAACCAACCTCAACGAAGAAACCCAAAGCGTTCAGCAGCAGGGGGATGTTCGGGGAACGATCTCTTCGGCCAATGGCGACCCGATCCCGGGTGCTACTGTCGTTGTGAAAGGAACAAACAACGGAACAATCACCGACTTTGACGGAAAATACACACTGACCAATGTGTCACCTGATGCTGTTTTGTTGGTGTCTTTTGTGGGCATGCAGGCACAGGAAGTTGCTGTAGGTGGCCAGTCGGTTGTCAATGTTGTTCTGGCTGAAGAAACCATCGGCATTGAAGAAGTTGTGGCCGTTGGGTACGGTGTTCAAAAGAAAAGTTTGGTTACCGGTGCAATCTCCAGCGTCAAAGCAGAAGATTTACAAAGTGTTCCGGTAGCACGTGCGGACCAGGCCATTCAAGGTCGTACAGCCGGTGTTTCTGTTTTATCGACTTCCGGTTCTCCGGGTGCGGGTACCAAAATTCGTATTCGCGGTGTCAACTCCAATGGTAATTCAAACCCGTTATTCATTGTTGACGGTATGAAAACCGGCGATATCAACAACATCGATCCGGCAGATATTGAATCGATGGAAGTATTGAAAGATGCGGCTTCGGCAGCAATCTATGGTACTGAAGGTGCCAACGGGGTAATCATCATTACCACCAAATCGGGTGCAAAAGGCGAACGTGCAAAAATCAGCTACGACTTTCAATACGGTGTTCAAAGTTCGCGCAGCGACATGGACTTGATGAATGCTGAACAGTACAAACAGTGGATGGAAGAATCCGGCGCGGGAACTGTTACCCTCGATGGAACTGATACCGACTGGATGGATGAAGTTTTTGAAAGCGCACCCATGCAAAAGCATCACGTCAGCTATTCGGCTGGAACTGAAAAATCAAGCTACATGTTGTCTGGATCTTATTTCACACAAGATGGTATTGTAGGTGGCAGCAAAGCCAAATACGATCGCTACACTGCACGTGTTAATGTGAAAAGCAACATGAATGACTGGCTGGAAGTTGGAAACAACATCAGCTTCTCGCACTCGAAAAAGAAATATGTAGGTGAAGATGACGAGTACCGCAGTGTGGTAAACAGTACCTTGCTGATCGATCCGCTGACTCCGGTAACTTACACAGGCACTCCAAGTAATGTTCAGAGCTTGCTGGATGCAGGTAACACTGTTTTGCAGGATGAGAACGGGAACTATTATGGTTTGCCAAGCTACGTGACTGGTGAAATCGCCAACCCGATCGCCTTGTTGCAGACTTACCACAACTACATCAATCAGGATAAAATTTTGGGTACAGCATACGCCACCATCAAACCGTTCAAAGGATTCTCATTCACCTCGCGAATTGGTTTGGATTTGACTTACCAGGTTCAGCACAGCTGGGCGCCGAAGTACTATTTCTCAAGCGAAAACCAGAATGCTCAAACAACAGTGGACGATACCATTAATAAATGGTACACCTGGTTGTGGGAAAACTTTGCATCGTACAGTTTCGATGTAAACGATCACTCCTTCACTTTGTTGGGTGGCTATTCAGCCCAGGAATATCAAGCTCCGGACTGGACCTTGCACTCAGGCCCGATGATTACCGAAGGTGATGATTTTGCTTACCAAGGCTATACAACAAGCAACGAAAATGACCGCACCGGTGGTGGTTTTGTCGATCAAACCATGAACTCGTATTTCGGTCGTCTTTCATACGATTACAAATCACGTTACCTGGTTGAAGCATCTGTTCGTCGTGATGCGGCCAGCGTATTCCCAACAAACAAACGTGCTGCTGTATTCCCTGCGTTCTCTGCCGGTTGGGTAATTTCAGAAGAAAATTTCTACAACATCCCATCAGTTGACTACCTGAAATTGCGTGGTAGCTGGGGTGAAAACGGTAGTAAAGCGAACTTGCCGGGTAACGAGGACAAAGAATTCTGGGTGTTTGGAATTCAGTATCCGGGAGCTGATGATGTTTACCAAAGTGGCGCCGAAATTGATAAATTGGTCAATACTGACCTACGCTGGGAACGTACGCAACAGCTAGACATCGGTATCGACCTGCGCGCTTTTGCCGGTAAATTGAACTTCTCAGTTGACTATTACAAGAAAGTTACGAAGGACTTGATCGTAAGTGGTTCAGGACCATTATCGGTTGGTAACGACTGGCCTTATGTGAATGGTGGTGATGTAACCAACAAAGGTCTCGATTTCGAATTGGGCTACAAAGGTAGTGCAGGTGATTTCGATTACAGCGTGAACCTGAACTTGTCGACTTTGGACAACGAAGTAACTTATTTGAAAGTAGATGCTCCGGTTTCAGGAGATAATCTGCGAGGTTATAATTTAACATGGTTTGAAGAAGGCTATCCGGTTTGGTATTTCAAAGGTTACAAGACCAATGGAATTGATCCGACAACAGGCGATCCGATTATTGTAGATACCAATGATGATGATGAAATCACCGCTGCCGACCAAACTTACATTGGCGACCCGCATCCGGACCTGTTGTACGGTGCAACGTTCAACTGTGCTTACAAGGGCTTCGACTTCAATTTATTCCTGCAGGGAACGCATGGCAACGACGTGTTCATGGGCTGGTTCCGTTCCGATCGTCCGTTCTCAAATAAACCGCTGTTTATGTTTGAAGATCGTTGGACTGCCGACAAAACAAATGCCAGCCGTCCGGCAGCAAATAACACCAGCGACTATGTGTACAGAAGCGATTTGATGGTTTCTGATGGCTCGTACCTGCGTATCAAACAAATCCAATTGGGCTACACACTTCCGAAAGAATGGCTGAGTGCGGCAAAAATTGACCGTGCCCGCGTATTCGTTTCAATGGACGACTACTTCACCTTCACGAAGTACGAAGGATTGGATCCTGAAGCTGGTAGTTCGACTGACAACCGCCAGGGCGTTGACCGCGGTATTTACCCGATCGCCGGCAAAGTCTTATTTGGATTCTCACTTAATTTTTAA
- a CDS encoding RagB/SusD family nutrient uptake outer membrane protein: protein MKLLNRYKILAGLSILALTSCSESFLEVSPKGALTSETYLKTDDDVKTALVGVYNSMQHNFSNGSWASVFFIKNLPGDDCMAGSSEGDQTGYQNIDDFKIETDNVKLELLYQNSYRTINRANTIIERVEADTDVKEAIIAEAKAIRAYTYLELVTMFGGVPLMTVNPETEADYHKPRATAAEIYAQIETDLTEAIALLPLKSEYSAADKYRFSKGTAQAFLGKAYLYQEKYSQAAAQFATVISSGEYDLEPDFADVWSKQSEFGVESLFEISYTSQELYDWGTFPWGGGNESNIEVQLQGPRSDLFDLSNSTLPIINGWGFNMPSAKIGEAFEAENDVVRGAATVMSAADFEASGGVIKDPNAHDYEGYMRMKYVTRATETDGGILELNYSTNWRILRYADVLLMAAEAYHFDGDDGKALIEINKVRDRAELSDYTASDDMFDAIVKERQLELAFEGSRFWDLVRWGLAADELGDLGFKTGKHELFPIPQNEIIANNEISLDDQNPGY from the coding sequence ATGAAACTATTAAACCGATATAAAATTTTAGCAGGACTTTCAATTCTGGCGTTAACGTCCTGCAGCGAAAGCTTTTTGGAGGTCAGCCCGAAAGGAGCCTTAACGAGCGAAACCTACCTGAAGACCGACGACGATGTGAAGACAGCCTTGGTAGGTGTCTACAACAGCATGCAGCACAACTTCTCGAATGGTAGCTGGGCAAGCGTGTTTTTTATCAAAAACTTACCGGGCGACGACTGCATGGCAGGTTCTTCGGAAGGTGACCAAACCGGTTACCAGAATATCGACGATTTCAAAATTGAAACCGACAACGTAAAACTGGAATTGCTGTATCAGAATTCGTATCGCACCATCAACCGCGCAAACACAATCATCGAGCGTGTTGAAGCGGACACAGATGTGAAGGAAGCCATTATTGCGGAAGCAAAAGCAATCCGTGCCTACACCTATCTCGAATTGGTGACCATGTTTGGCGGTGTTCCATTGATGACGGTAAACCCGGAAACGGAAGCCGACTATCACAAACCAAGAGCAACAGCCGCGGAAATTTACGCACAAATTGAAACCGATTTGACTGAGGCAATCGCGCTTCTTCCGTTGAAGAGCGAGTACAGCGCAGCTGATAAGTACCGTTTCTCAAAAGGAACAGCTCAGGCTTTCCTTGGTAAAGCTTACCTGTATCAGGAAAAGTACAGCCAGGCAGCAGCCCAGTTTGCCACAGTAATCAGCAGTGGTGAATACGATCTGGAACCTGATTTTGCCGATGTTTGGTCAAAGCAAAGCGAGTTTGGGGTTGAATCACTGTTCGAAATTTCCTACACTTCGCAAGAATTGTACGACTGGGGAACATTCCCATGGGGTGGTGGAAACGAAAGTAACATTGAAGTTCAATTGCAAGGCCCTCGTTCGGATTTATTCGACCTGAGTAATTCTACATTGCCAATTATCAACGGCTGGGGTTTCAACATGCCATCTGCAAAAATAGGTGAAGCTTTCGAAGCCGAGAACGATGTTGTTCGCGGTGCAGCAACAGTGATGTCAGCCGCCGATTTTGAAGCTTCGGGCGGTGTGATTAAAGATCCGAATGCACACGACTACGAAGGCTACATGCGGATGAAATATGTGACTCGTGCAACTGAAACCGATGGTGGTATCCTCGAGCTGAACTATTCAACCAACTGGCGTATTCTTCGCTATGCCGACGTGTTGTTGATGGCTGCTGAAGCTTATCACTTCGATGGTGACGATGGCAAAGCATTAATCGAAATCAATAAGGTGCGCGACCGTGCAGAGTTGTCAGATTATACAGCTTCGGATGATATGTTTGATGCAATCGTAAAAGAGCGTCAATTGGAGCTTGCATTTGAAGGTAGTCGTTTCTGGGATTTGGTTCGCTGGGGATTGGCCGCAGATGAACTGGGTGATCTCGGTTTCAAAACTGGCAAACACGAATTGTTCCCGATTCCGCAAAACGAAATTATTGCGAACAATGAAATTAGTCTGGACGACCAAAATCCAGGCTACTAA
- a CDS encoding FecR family protein has protein sequence MKDKEQKYEESFRNFESGDYSRSDFKRVNELFESGPESELNDTLHENWQRIPEGASHSPQVKQILQHFDQHIFPVKQTVVKLMLNYYQRIAAILLIPIVLFSIYWFVNDQKPGEVAMATIVSPMGARTSFVLPDGSTGWLNSGSELTYPVEFAEAREVKLNGEAFFHVKHQHGDKFRVRTSGLTVEVLGTQFDVSAYSEAENISVVLKEGSVQILDKQDQATYLMKPDERFQFDKQQNKALISTIDAGEFTSWTMGLLQFKGESLEEVMNKLSRWYNVDIEIRDDQLKSYNFRATFKDEQLGEILKMIALTTPMKYKIEERKQNQNGIYEKMKIVIEKK, from the coding sequence ATGAAAGATAAAGAGCAAAAATACGAAGAGTCATTCCGGAATTTTGAGAGCGGTGATTATTCCCGAAGCGATTTTAAGCGGGTGAACGAATTGTTTGAATCGGGGCCGGAATCAGAATTGAATGACACTTTGCACGAAAACTGGCAACGGATTCCCGAAGGCGCGAGCCATTCCCCGCAGGTCAAGCAAATCCTGCAACATTTCGATCAGCATATTTTCCCGGTCAAGCAAACGGTTGTAAAACTGATGCTGAACTACTATCAACGTATTGCAGCCATCCTGTTAATTCCAATCGTTCTCTTTTCCATCTATTGGTTTGTGAATGACCAAAAGCCGGGCGAAGTGGCGATGGCAACTATTGTGTCACCGATGGGTGCACGAACAAGTTTTGTTTTGCCCGATGGTTCTACCGGTTGGTTGAACAGCGGCTCGGAGCTGACTTACCCGGTTGAATTTGCTGAAGCCAGGGAAGTTAAACTAAATGGTGAAGCCTTCTTTCATGTAAAACACCAGCATGGCGACAAGTTTCGGGTTCGTACAAGCGGTTTAACCGTTGAAGTCTTGGGCACACAGTTCGATGTTTCTGCCTATTCCGAAGCCGAAAATATAAGCGTTGTGTTGAAAGAAGGAAGCGTACAGATCCTCGACAAACAAGACCAGGCAACTTACCTGATGAAGCCGGACGAACGATTTCAGTTCGACAAACAACAAAACAAAGCACTGATCAGCACGATCGATGCCGGGGAGTTTACTTCGTGGACGATGGGTTTACTTCAGTTTAAAGGAGAGTCGCTGGAAGAAGTGATGAACAAGCTCTCGCGTTGGTACAATGTGGATATCGAAATTCGCGACGACCAACTGAAATCGTACAATTTCAGAGCAACTTTTAAAGACGAACAATTGGGAGAGATCCTGAAAATGATAGCCTTAACAACACCAATGAAATATAAAATTGAAGAACGTAAACAAAATCAAAATGGCATTTATGAAAAAATGAAAATAGTAATCGAAAAGAAATGA